Below is a window of Picosynechococcus sp. PCC 7002 DNA.
GGAATCTATTTCTGTGATGGAACGCCATCGGAGTAATACCTCTGCCCATCATCCTTTACCCATGGTGCTGTGGCAGTATGGCCTGGTGACCCTGGAGCAGTTAGACCGCATTTATGAATGGCTGGAGACAGCGTAAAAAGACTTCAAGCTGAATTGGATTGACCCAATCACAACGAATAATATGTGATGCAGGTTCTCGCAAGAGTGGGGCCTGCTTTTTAGTGAAAAAATCCTTGGGGAGATGCTGTTTCAATTTTGTAACGGCCCAGGGCAGCGGCGGTTAACTGTGGTTAAGCTAGGGGCAAATTAGGTTGAGAATTTAAGGGCCTATGCTTGCTGCGCAATCGACCTCTTCGCCGATCATTGACCAAATGGCGATCGCCACCTTTAATTTGACGAAACAGTTTGACCGACAGGTGGCTGTGAGTGATGTGGAACTTCAGGTACAATCCGGGGAAGTGTACGGCTTGATTGGCCCCAATGGTGCTGGGAAAACCACGTTAATTCGGATGTTGGCAACGGCAGAGGAACCCACCCTCGGCGAAATTTATATCCATGGCGATCGCCTCCTGCGGGACGACAGCAATCCTCACCTGAAGCAACGCCTCGGCTATCTCCCCGATGATTTCCCCCTCTACGATGACCTCAATGTTTGGGATTATCTGGACTACTTCGCGCGTCTTTATAATCTCCACCAACCCCGTCGTCGGCGTCGTTTAAGCGAAGTCCTAGAGCTGGTGCAGCTCACCCACAAGCGGGACGACAAAATTGCCACCCTTTCCCGGGGGATGAAACAACGTCTCAGCCTGGCCCGCACCATTATTCACGAACCGCTCCTATTGCTCCTGGATGAGCCGGTGTCGGGTTTAGATCCCATTGCGCGGATGCAATTTCGTGAAATTATTAAGGTGCTCCAGGAAGCTGGCATGACCATCCTGATCTCCTCCCATGTCCTCAGTGATTTGGCAGAACTCTGTTCTTCTGTGGGCATTATGGAATTGGGTTATCTCGTCGAGAGTACCTCCCTAGAGGATTTGTACCAGCGGCTTTCCCGGCAATATTTAGTGGTTAGTACCCTAGATAACCTAGACGGACTC
It encodes the following:
- a CDS encoding DUF2949 domain-containing protein, which produces MTPITYSKFIHFLQEELAIPGESISVMERHRSNTSAHHPLPMVLWQYGLVTLEQLDRIYEWLETA
- a CDS encoding ABC transporter ATP-binding protein, with product MLAAQSTSSPIIDQMAIATFNLTKQFDRQVAVSDVELQVQSGEVYGLIGPNGAGKTTLIRMLATAEEPTLGEIYIHGDRLLRDDSNPHLKQRLGYLPDDFPLYDDLNVWDYLDYFARLYNLHQPRRRRRLSEVLELVQLTHKRDDKIATLSRGMKQRLSLARTIIHEPLLLLLDEPVSGLDPIARMQFREIIKVLQEAGMTILISSHVLSDLAELCSSVGIMELGYLVESTSLEDLYQRLSRQYLVVSTLDNLDGLVGELKQQPLVRSWESCAPNRLQVEFAGTPAESTALLKDLIAAGIPVSEFYGKTEDLESIFLKLGHQQTT